Proteins encoded together in one Sylvia atricapilla isolate bSylAtr1 chromosome 2, bSylAtr1.pri, whole genome shotgun sequence window:
- the SLC35A5 gene encoding UDP-sugar transporter protein SLC35A5 isoform X1, translating into MKLERCSRFALCSKTTSQTFLLGGVFIALGSSRILLMKYSANEDNKYDYLPTTVNICSEVVKLVVCVVLAVWNRKKEKGCMDHLSECFSWKNVCNSMKWSIPAFLYFLDNLIVFYVLSYLQPAMAVLFSNFVIITTALLFRIVLKRRLSWVQWASLVILFLSIVALTRGTGGHQHSLAAHGFHHSMFFRPSNHCLLAAGPEEVCVEKGNCAAPSFLHSFQWNVTSTMAGALKPLRLSLGHLLILVQCFVSALANIYNEKMLKDVDQLGESIFTQNSKLYAFGVLFNGLMLVLQAKDRRQIGNCGFFYGHNIFSVALIFVTAFLGLSVAFILKFRDNMFHVMTAQINTVIITTVSFIVFDFRPSLEFFLEAPVVLLSIFIYNASKARGLEYATLRERGKLIKGDAWERSSGDGEEFERLNKPSSDVDTDEDSL; encoded by the exons ATGAAGTTGGAGAGGTGTAGTCGATTTGCCCTTTGCTCCAAGACAACCAGCCAGACCTTTCTACTTGGAGGAGTGTTCATTGCGTTGGGCTCAAGTCGAATCCTCCTGATGAAGTATTCTGCTAATGAAG ATAACAAGTATGATTACCTTCCTACAACAGTGAACATCTGTTCTGAAGTAGTAAAACTGGTTGTATGTGTAGTGTTGGCAGTCTGGAATAGGAAAAAAG aaaagggTTGTATGGATCATCTCTCTGAATGTTTTTCCTGGAAGAATGTATGTAATTCCATGAAATGGTcaattcctgcctttctttACTTTTTGGATAACTTGATTGTCTTCTATGTACTGTCCTACCTCCAGCCA GCAATGGCTGTACTCTTCTCAAATTTTGTCATTATAACAACAGCTCTTCTCTTCAGGATAGTGCTAAA GCGAAGACTCTCTTGGGTACAGTGGGCGTCTCTGGTGATTTTATTCCTGTCCATCGTTGCCCTGACTCGAGGAACTGGAGGCCATCAGCACAGCTTGGCTGCACATGGATTTCATCACAGTATGTTTTTTAGGCCCTCTAACCACTGCCTTCTCGCTGCTGGACCTGAGGAAGTATGTGTGGAAAAAGGCAACTGTGCAGCACCAAGTTTCCTCCACAGCTTCCAATGGAATGTGACCAGTACCATGGCAGGAGCCTTGAAGCCTCTCCGCCTCAGCCTGGGCCATCTGCTTATTCTAGTGCAGTGTTTTGTGTCTGCCCTGGCCAACATCTACAATGAAAAGATGCTGAAAGATGTGGATCAGCTTGGGGAAAGCATCTTCACACAGAACAGCAAACTCTATGCCTTTGGAGTGCTGTTCAATGGGCTcatgctggtgctgcaggctAAGGACCGGAGGCAGATAGGGAACTGTGGCTTTTTTTATGGACACAACATCTTCTCCGTGGCTCTTATATTTGTCACAGCTTTCCTGGGGCTGTCTGTAGCCTTCATCTTGAAGTTCCGAGACAACATGTTCCATGTTATGACTGCTCAGATCAACACTGTCATCATCACCACTGTGTCTTTCATCGTCTTTGACTTCAGGCCTTCTCTAGAGTTCTTTTTGGAAGCTCCTGTAGTGCTTCTCTCCATATTCATTTATAATGCCAGTAAAGCAAGAGGCCTGGAATATGCCACTCTGCGG